A single genomic interval of Musa acuminata AAA Group cultivar baxijiao chromosome BXJ3-4, Cavendish_Baxijiao_AAA, whole genome shotgun sequence harbors:
- the LOC135635802 gene encoding late embryogenesis abundant protein 18-like has protein sequence MHAAKEKVKDMASATKEKVKEYSGKAEGKAEAATARTPEEREAADERAKAREKAAKAEYHEEKAEHQEESAAHRGGTGRVPLTSQHHHRPVGADPTYPGTGTGHPAGEKYL, from the coding sequence ATGCATGCTGCCAAGGAGAAGGTGAAGGACATGGCCAGCGCGACcaaggagaaggtgaaggagtACTCCGGCAAGGCCGAGGGAAAGGCAGAGGCGGCAACTGCTCGGACACCGGAGGAGAGGGAAGCGGCGGACGAGCGAGCCAAGGCGAGGGAGAAGGCGGCCAAGGCGGAGTACCACGAGGAGAAGGCCGAGCACCAAGAGGAGTCTGCCGCCCACCGCGGCGGCACCGGTCGTGTTCCCCTAACCAGTCAGCACCACCACCGTCCCGTCGGCGCCGACCCGACTTATCCTGGTACCGGTACTGGCCACCCCGCCGGAGAAAAGTATCTGTAG